In Osmerus eperlanus chromosome 4, fOsmEpe2.1, whole genome shotgun sequence, the sequence tttttactTCCGGGTAAGAAAATTGGTCAGGGTAGGATCTATAAGTCTATACTAGGATAGATAGTGCAGCCTGCAGCCACATACCTCTCTTGGACTGCTGAAGTAAAGCATGCACCCGCAATGATACTGACTAGGCTACATGCACCTGTCTTGTATTAGTCTGATTATGTGAACTATCTTTGGTCTTTATGGAACTGGTATGGTTTTATTCTGATTTGTTAGGTTCATTAAAGTCAAGTTTTGGACTTTAATTTCAACTCTTTTGAGCGGGCTTTAtggaacagccccccccccccccccccccaccaccaaagTGAAGTTGAACGCCAAATGAGCGTAGATCTCGCCCAGCCAATGGAGAGCGAAGTTGTATGGCACGTGACAAAATGCGGAAGTGATAGTGTTATGTTGACAACTGAGAGCACTGCTATCGTTCAGATACTTTGTAGTTGCAGCTGAGGTTAACACAGTTGGCCGTCTATTTCCATTCAAATCCGTCAATAATGACACAAgctgaaagagagcaagagaacggcaaggagaaagacaaggaacgagagaaggagaaagagaaggagcagCAACGTGGTGTGAAAAGACCAATCGCCCCTCCGGTTATCCCTGAACCTCTACAAGAGGTAAAGTTGGAACTTTATAGTTTAACCTGATATTTGGCTTGATCCGTTTCTATTTCTAGGTTGTATTTAGATTTTATGAGCAACTTGATCAATACCATGTTTCAATCTAACGTTCGTTTTGTCAACTTGGGCTATTGGACAGCGAGTTGGGTAGCAACGGAGTAAATTTCCGTACTGTTCCTTTGTTTTCCAGCAAATTCAGAGTAATTTTATCGTGGTGATACATCCAGGCTCCAAAGCTCTGAGAATTGGCCGAGCAACAGACACTCTTCCCGTGATAGTCCCACATGTCATTGCTCGCAAACACAAGCAAACCGGGCAGCCTAAATATGAGGACCCCTGGCTGCTGAGGGAAGGACTAGATGTGAGCATTACGACTTTATGGAGAACAATTCTTATGCTTTGCAAAATTAAGTCGTATATTTATTTTGTCAAGATTCTCTGTCTTCTTGCTTGTCATACATTTCTTACTTGAGCACTATATTCTCTCACAGAAGCCAGAAAGCAATGAACAAAGGCAGAATGGTCTTAAAATGGTGGACCAGGCCATTTGGTCAAAGAAGATGTCCAATGGTGTACGACGAACACCAGTGTCTGctgaacaggtgtgtgtttgtgcgcgagAGTGAGTAGGAGAATAAATGTGtggctgtactgtatgtgccatgcaggtgtgcgtgtgtatttgagtATGACAGTGTAGTTCTGTACCTCCAGGCCCGGTCTTATAACAGGCAGGTCCGACCAGCAGTTCTGGATAGCAGCTCCAGGGTCAAGTGGACCAACACCACCCACCAGCCAGAGCAcctggtgggagaggaggtgacaaatctctctctttctctctcacatcatGTTAAATTACTTTTCCTACAAGGTTTTGGTATATGTCGTTTCTATGTAGTTATGTAGTAGTCTGCACTGtcctccctctgtcacacagGCCCTGTACGTCAACCCTACAGACTGTTACAACGTGCACTGGCCAATCAGCCGGGGCCAGCTGAATGTACACGGGGGCCCTGGGGGATCCCTGACGGCCGTGCTCTCCAACCTGGAGACCATTTGGAGCCACGTCATCCGGAAACATCTGGAGATCCCCCTCAAAGACCTCAAGGTGTCAGAGCTGTCCAGCTGGGACGGGTGGGATCCCAACCAGCATTCACTTCACCTTATTAATCCAGACACAAATTCAAGTGTTAAGGAAACTCGTGTGGACAGTTGCAGAATAAAGACTAAAATAGTTCATTAAAAAagaggcaacacacacaaagaatagGAGTAATGTCTATGAATATAACATACATAACTTAATATAAAGATTTTTGATCTTTATCCAGCATTAGGAAAGGAAATGCTTATCAATACACTGAATGAATGACCTGATGTGCTGAGATGTCTTGTTTTGTGTGCTGGGCAGTATTACAGATGTATCCTGCTGGTGCCAGACATCTATAACAGACAGCACATCAAGGAGATGGTCAACATGCTGCTGCTGAACATGGGCTTCTcgggtatcacacacacacacacacaccatggataTGTTTTTGGAAAAAGTgtattttccttctttttttctctctccataccGTGACAATGTTTTTTAATATTAATGTCAGTTCATTTGCAAATCAGAATATcctaacacacaccacactccaatTGACACCACTGTAACTGCCCCTGTGGCCCACAGCCATCGTGGTGCAgcaggagtctgtgtgtgccacCTTCGGCAGTGGCCTGAGCAGTGCCTGTGTGGTGGACGTGGGAGACCAGAAGACCAGCCTGTCCTGCGTGGAGGACGGAGTCTCACACCGCAACTCCAGGTGAGCTCCCggcccctgcctcagcccctgccCCGGCCCCTGCCTCGGCCGCCGCACACA encodes:
- the actr8 gene encoding actin-related protein 8 isoform X2, producing the protein MTQAEREQENGKEKDKEREKEKEKEQQRGVKRPIAPPVIPEPLQEQIQSNFIVVIHPGSKALRIGRATDTLPVIVPHVIARKHKQTGQPKYEDPWLLREGLDKPESNEQRQNGLKMVDQAIWSKKMSNGVRRTPVSAEQARSYNRQVRPAVLDSSSRVKWTNTTHQPEHLVGEEALYVNPTDCYNVHWPISRGQLNVHGGPGGSLTAVLSNLETIWSHVIRKHLEIPLKDLKYYRCILLVPDIYNRQHIKEMVNMLLLNMGFSAIVVQQESVCATFGSGLSSACVVDVGDQKTSLSCVEDGVSHRNSRLCLAYGGSDITRCFFWLLQRAGFPYRDCQLSSRLDCQLLQQLKEVFCHLDQDISGLQDHEFRTRFPEAPALLYQIRLGDEKLQASMALFYPSMFGIVGQKMTSLQYRSQGDSEDPHDEHYLLGTQSKQDQSAKGSADRKSLPKAGGLEGELGVQGGGDPSDPRGGGGHSQEVELGPSQSECLLGGAELEESPSALLSRKTAMSQFEGKALGLDKAILHSIDCCASDETKRKMYSSILVVGGGLMFHRAQDFLLHRIINKMPPSFRRLAENVEVITRPKCIWRGQEIWGERDRR